One Oncorhynchus kisutch isolate 150728-3 linkage group LG13, Okis_V2, whole genome shotgun sequence DNA window includes the following coding sequences:
- the LOC109902211 gene encoding inhibitor of Bruton tyrosine kinase-like, whose translation MSVVMATPDCTPKCRSMRHADEVVAALTQGSEGRLRAFLNTHCHNAATLRDAFGRTALHLAASLGKRALLEWLLERKSADLMVKDKESGWTALHRSVFYGHIHCLMSLVKHGGILSTQDKEGLSVLDLTMKDRPAHVVFTKTDPTEVYTWGNNTNFSLGHGNQESRHHPEIVDLFSRTGVYVKQVVLCKFHTVFLSQKGQVYTCGHGQGGRLGHGDEQTYLVPRMVEGLLSHHCSQVAAAKDHTVVLTEEGYVYTFGLNTFHQLGLAPPPASSHLPKQVFSKTLKGRTVIGVAAGRFHTVLWTREALYTVGLNGGQLGYLMDPNGERCVTAPRQVSALYHKDVTIAMAVASNGATLVVTEKGDVYLLANYQCKKLASRQLNIRKVLVSGGSLDHRVDPQVLNEGGGEKVAILALDEAGRVFCWRSVGGSVRQCRWVYGRQVFMSDIALSRNNMMFVTREGEGFSGQWHGEYRKSVEKKDGSVEVCGYPEGGTVYERIRLEKLPYVHRAVSITMDSKGRNFGVLQSDPKTSLYEIPSVSPSSFSQHFQSLLEEADETDSIHDVTLQAGDRTFPAHKYLLSMRSEFFRKQLVLDGEEGDWEMRRSEDAVGCDLLVVETVSPEMLEHVLKFIYTDSCDLLVQGHCPRVFGQNQKQQGPDPEQEQLISSLQDLGFHEGNLRDRSALEVYRSLTPSARGDGDKPKSKSTKPGKKGKGGKAGAGEGGKVNPVKTLQGVAKKLGMGSLSARLDGVKYENGKINVARKMTANKPRCNQKKCSYLCDVTLRSVDGKEFPCHKCVLCARLEYFHSMLANPWIEATSCSALEMPTSSDILQVILEYVYTDESPTIKESLNVEFVCNVLVVADQLLITRLKEMCEVAITENLTLKNAAELLQFSAMYNAEQLKLSCIQFIVLNMAALLESKALDILSDDVLVELSASYRSMIPAMQMRLITPYPDAPDLSVYEDWDSSFSSKADMELNYSCRETLLKKAKLKAKRKPRRRSDSSGGYTLSDIIQSPPAAVSVLSPSLVKSGKTNSMESLQELMTSDSEGSYMGVGSPRDLQSPVFHDRPEEEGAGGGSRLKTPASTTTMRNGLPAEPPKSSALEHIPKITASPALPLPVLDLRAIMDMEASSKTQSLGATPKSPGSVGSSSKQSPLPAKLSQKQRKMIAMATKEGSAECTLSKSTQVITPSKSVKTWATSFQTPPSSRAFRDLLVEEESRVRNGGPGAPGRPVAQGPPVSAARRVTFKCTAEPPSEPERLAGPWVLGAAGSPPTASMVTFASIVEEEKQQEAALIRSREKLLALIQIEEAAIQELLHHYGARNNPNEMIVVERSVQGPIATPFWNKH comes from the exons ATGAGCGTGGTGATGGCAACCCCAGACTGCACGCCAAAATGCCGCTCCATGCGGCATGCAGATGAGGTGGTGGCGGCGCTGACGCAGGGTTCAGAGGGGCGCCTGCGGGCCTTCCTCAACACTCACTGCCATAACGCGGCCACACTGAGGGACGCCTTCGGCCGCACGGCCCTGCACCTGGCCGCCTCGCTGGGCAAGAGGGCCCTGTTGGAGTGGCTGCTGGAGAGGAAGAGCGCTGACCTCATGGTGAAGGACAAGGAGTCTGGCTGGACCGCCCTGCACCGCAGCGTCTTCTACGGACACATCCACTGCCTCATGTCACTTGTTAAG CATGGCGGCATTCTCTCCACCCAGGATAAGGAGGGCCTCTCTGTCCTGGACTTAACCATGAAGGACAGACCAGCACATGTTGTATTTACAAAGACTG accccACTGAGGTTTATACCTGGGGGAACAACACCAATTTCAGTCTGGGGCATGGGAACCAGGAGAGCAGGCATCATCCTGAGATTGTGGATCTGTTTTCCCGGACCGGGGTTTACGTCAAACAG GTGGTGCTGTGTAAGTTCCACACAGTGTTCCTGTCTCAGAAGGGACAGGTGTATACCTGTGGACACGGGCAGGGAGGTCGGCTGGGACACGGGGACGAACAAACATATCTG GTTCCTCGGATGGTAGAGGGGCTCCTGTCTCATCACTGCTCCCAGGTGGCTGCAGCCAAGGATCACACAGTGGTGCTGACCGAGGAGGGCTATGTCTACACCTTCGGCCTCAACACCTTCCAccagctgggcctggctcccccgCCCGCCTCTAGCCACCTGCCCAAACAG GTATTCTCCAAGACCCTCAAAGGCAGGACTGTGATTGGTGTAGCTGCAGGGAGATTCCACACAGTGCTGTGGACCAGGGAGGCTCTCTACACAGTGGGACTGAATGGAGGGCAGTTGG GCTACCTGATGGACCCAAACGGGGAGAGGTGTGTGACCGCGCCTCGCCAGGTGTCCGCCCTCTACCACAAGGATGTCACCATCGCCATGGCAGTGGCCAGTAATGGGGCAACGTTGGTGGTGACAGAGAAGGGAGATGTCTACTTGCTGGCTAACTATCAGTGCAAGAAGTTGGCATCCAG ACAACTGAATATCCGGAAGGTCCTTGTGAGCGGAGGCAGCCTGGACCATCGTGTGGACCCCCAGGTCCTGAacgagggaggtggagagaaggtGGCCATCCTGGCCCTGGATGAAGCTGGGCGG gTGTTCTGCTGGCGTTCAGTGGGTGGTTCGGTGAGACAATGCAGGTGGGTGTACGGGCGCCAGGTGTTCATGTCGGACATTGCCCTGAGCAGGAACAACATGATGTTTGTCACACGGGAAGGGGAGGGCTTCAGTGGACAGTGGCACGGAGAGTACAGGAAGAGTGTGGAGAAGAAAG ATGGGAGTGTGGAGGTGTGTGGTTACCCAGAGGGTGGAACTGTGTACGAGCGAATCCGCTTGGAGAAGCTCCCCTATGTCCACCGTGCGGTCAGCATCACCATGGACTCCAAGGGACGCAACTTTGGAGTGCTGCAGTCGGACCCCAAAACCAG CCTGTATGAGATTCCCAGCgtgtctccctcctccttctcccaacacTTCCAGAGCCTGCTGGAGGAAGCGGACGAGACGGATAGTATTCACGACGTGACCCTGCAGGCCGGAGACCGCACCTTCCCCGCCCACAAGTACCTCCTGTCCATGAGGTCCGAGTTCTTCAGGAAGCAGCTGGTgctggatggggaggagggagactgggagaTGAGGAGGAGTGAGGATGCGGTGGGCTGTGATCTGCTGGTGGTGGAGACGGTGAGCCCTGAGATGCTGGAGCACGTCCTGAAGTTCATCTATACGGATTCCTGTGATCTGCTGGTGCAGGGCCACTGCCCTCGGGTCTTCGGACAGAACCAGAAACAACAGGGCCCAGACCCGGAGCAGGAGCAGCTGATCAGCAGCCTGCAGGACCTGGGCTTCCATGAGGGCAACTTGAGGGACCGCTCGGCCCTGGAAGTGTATCGCTCGCTGACCCCCTCGGCCCGAGGAGACGGAGACAAGCCCAAAAGCAAGAGTACCAAGCCTGGGAAAAAAGGCAAGGGAGGCAAGGCtggagctggagagggagggaaagtcaACCCGGTCAAGACCTTACAGGGTGTAGCCAAGAAGCTCGGCATGGGCAGTCTGTCGGCACG TTTGGATGGAGTGAAATATGAAAACGGGAAGATCAATGTAGCGCGTAAAATGACGGCCAACAAGCCACGATGTAACCAGAAAAAGTG CTCCTACCTCTGTGACGTCACTCTGAGATCTGTGGATGGCAAGGAGTTCCCCTGTCACAAGTGTGTGCTGTGTGCCAGACTTG AGTACTTCCACAGTATGCTGGCGAACCCCTGGATAGAG GCCACTTCATGTAGTGCACTGGAGATGCCCACCAGTTCAGATATACTGCAGGTCATCCTAGAATATGTGTACACTGACGAGTCTCCCACTATCAAAG aGTCTCTGAATGTGGAATTTGTCTGCAACGTGTTGGTGGTGGCCGATCAGCTTCTCATCACCCGACTGAAGGAGATGTGTGAAGTGGCCATTACTGAGAACC TGACACTGAAGAACGCTGCGGAGCTACTGCAGTTTTCTGCCATGTACAACGCTGAGCAGCTCAAACTGTCCTGCATCCAGTTCATTGTGCTCAACATGGCTGCCCTGCTCGAGtccaa AGCGCTGGATATCTTGAGTGATGACGTGCTGGTGGAGCTCTCTGCCTCTTACAGGAGTATG ATTCCGGCCATGCAGATGCGACTGATCACTCCTTACCCAGATGCCCCAGACCTCAGTGTGTACGAGGACTGGGACTCTTCATTCAGCTCTAAAGCTGACATGGAACTGAACTACTCCTGCAG GGAGACTCTGTTGAAGAAGGCTAAGTTAAAGGCCAAGAGAAAACCTAGGCGACGCTCCGACAGCTCAGGGGGTTACACCCTTTCTGACATAATCCAGAGCCCACCTGCtgcag TCTCAGTCCTTTCTCCCAGCCTGGTAAAGTCAGGAAAGACCAACTCCATGGAGTCTCTGCAGGAGCTGATGACGTCTGACTCTGAGGGCAGCTACATGGGTGTGGGCAGCCCCCGAGACCTCCAGAGTCCCGTGTTCCACGACAGGCCCGAGGAGGAGGGGGCTGGAGGAGGTTCCAGGCTGAAGACTCCAGCCAGCACCACCACCATGAGGAATGGCCTCCCTGCAGAACCCCCAAAGAGTTCTGCTCTAGAGCACATCCCCAAGATCACAGCCAG tcctgctCTGCCACTTCCTGTCTTGGACCTCAGGGCAATCATGGATATGGAAGCCAGCTCAAAGACACAAAGTCTCGGCGCCACTCCCAAAAGTCCTGGCAGTGTtggcagcagcagcaagcagtcACCTCTCCCAGCCAAGCTCTCCCAGAAGCAGAGGAAGATGATCGCCATGGCAACCAAGGAGGGCAGTGCTGAGTGCACCCTATCCAAATCGACACAAGTGATTACTCCCTCGAAGAGTGTGAAAACATG ggCCACTTCGTTCCAGACACCTCCTTCATCTCGAGCGTTCCGGGACCtcctggtggaggaggagagccgGGTCAGGAACGGGGGGCCAGGGGCCCCGGGAAGGCCAGTAGCTCAGGGGCCTCCGGTCTCTGCTGCTCGGAGGGTTACCTTCAAATGTACGGCTGAGCCCCCCAGTGAGCCAGAGAGACTCGCCGG